One Arthrobacter sp. StoSoilB20 DNA segment encodes these proteins:
- the pafA gene encoding Pup--protein ligase, whose amino-acid sequence MDKRIFGIETEFGISYSSPDSRPLAPEEVARYLFRKVVSWGRSSNVFLTNGSRLYLDVGSHPEYATAECDDLAQLIAHDRAGELILDDLVDEAQARLAAEGFNGTVYLFKNNTDSAGNSYGSHENYLIPRRGEFSRLAEILIPFLVTRQLIAGAGKVLKTPHGATFAFSQRADHIWEGVSSATTRSRPIINTRDEPHADAEFYRRLHVIVGDSNMSETTALLKVGTVDLILRMIESGVIMRDMRMENPIRSIREISHDLTGRALVRLANGRQLTALDIQREYLGKVTEFVATNGAHNAHVPLILDLWKRTLDAIDSGDTSTIDTEVDWAIKKKLMDGYMRRHDLSLDSPRIAQLDLTYHDISRQRGLFFLLQARGAARRLVTETDVKDAVDAPPQTTRAKLRGDFVRRAQELGRDYTVDWVHLKLNDRAHQTILCKDPFRSVDERVDALLDSMS is encoded by the coding sequence ATGGATAAGAGAATATTTGGCATCGAGACCGAATTCGGCATCTCCTATTCGAGCCCGGATTCACGGCCGCTGGCTCCGGAGGAAGTTGCCCGCTACCTGTTCCGGAAGGTAGTGAGCTGGGGCAGGTCATCGAACGTGTTCCTGACCAACGGCTCCCGCCTTTACCTGGATGTGGGCTCACATCCGGAGTATGCCACTGCTGAGTGCGACGACCTCGCCCAGTTGATTGCCCACGACAGGGCCGGCGAACTGATCCTGGACGACCTCGTGGACGAGGCGCAGGCAAGGCTGGCGGCCGAGGGCTTCAACGGAACTGTGTACCTGTTCAAGAACAACACCGACTCCGCAGGGAACTCCTACGGCAGCCACGAGAACTACCTGATCCCGCGCCGCGGCGAGTTTTCCCGTCTGGCCGAGATCCTCATTCCCTTCCTGGTGACCCGGCAGTTGATCGCGGGAGCAGGCAAGGTCCTCAAAACACCCCACGGCGCCACCTTTGCGTTCTCCCAGCGCGCCGACCACATCTGGGAAGGCGTATCTTCAGCCACCACCCGGTCCCGGCCCATCATCAACACCCGGGATGAGCCGCATGCGGACGCGGAGTTCTACCGCCGCCTCCACGTCATTGTGGGCGACAGCAACATGTCCGAAACCACGGCGCTGCTCAAGGTGGGAACCGTGGACCTGATCCTCCGCATGATCGAGTCCGGGGTGATCATGCGCGACATGCGGATGGAGAACCCCATCCGGAGCATCCGTGAAATCTCCCACGACCTGACCGGCCGTGCGCTGGTCAGGCTTGCCAACGGCAGGCAGCTGACCGCCCTCGACATCCAGCGCGAGTATCTGGGCAAGGTCACTGAGTTTGTGGCCACCAACGGGGCGCACAATGCCCACGTGCCGCTGATCCTGGACCTGTGGAAGCGCACCTTGGACGCGATCGACAGCGGTGACACGTCCACCATTGATACCGAGGTGGACTGGGCTATCAAGAAGAAGTTGATGGACGGGTACATGCGTCGTCACGACCTCAGCCTGGATTCGCCGCGAATTGCCCAGCTCGACCTCACTTACCACGATATTTCCCGGCAGCGGGGACTCTTCTTCCTTCTGCAGGCTCGGGGCGCCGCACGCCGGCTGGTGACGGAAACAGATGTCAAGGATGCCGTGGATGCACCTCCGCAGACCACGAGGGCGAAGCTGCGGGGAGATTTTGTCCGCCGGGCACAGGAACTTGGCCGCGACTACACCGTCGACTGGGTCCATTTGAAGCTCAACGACCGGGCCCACCAGACAATCCTTTGCAAAGACCCTTTCCGCAGCGTCGATGAGCGGGTGGATGCGCTGCTGGACTCTATGAGCTGA
- a CDS encoding WYL domain-containing protein, protein MSASRTERLLNLLLALLNTRVGLPRSVLREKVYHDSAENDVAFGRMFERDKVDLKQFGFDIETLTDPRHFGVDDPASTRYRIGKDSNRLPDVSLTPAECTVLLLAAQLWERAALGSAAANAVRKLQAAGGFADVDLPAGVQPRIKPAGQAFDDVVAAMHGNHPVRFGYLAVSTGREEVREVEPWGLGSRFGQWYLVGFDRGRGAKRLFRLSRMTTAVTVVPGSIFEPPAGFNARAELDALHELPEQRAVLVVDRDRLLALRKKAVETAPDDRGRDRVTVEFRDPEAFAEELASYGPHVKVEGPAELRDAVVRRLRAALEFDAEPPVPVEFPEAARAQRARKRTSEDQLARMLQLVPFLVHHQGLHIQEVADHFGITRKALIDDLKILICSGLPEGYPDDLLDIQWENDHVYISEHLELNRPVRFNEDEAAALLTGLAMLGDLPSLAGVSEDQPGSALESVTIKLTGAAGQAGRLAGAVAGQSIEPEQSQAFAVITQAIREGRQLHLKYFSRQRDELTERDVDPLRLYSLDNTWYFEAYCHSKAGIRNFRLDRVEIVEPNGLPASGLATAEQDYPARLFTPSDDDVLVVLQLTRQGSGLADDYYAERTAQLPDGGLLAEVRFGTADWLPMFVSQHGGAVRILDPQALREETRVWLNAAANQYDSLSDGTAG, encoded by the coding sequence GTGTCCGCATCCCGCACTGAACGACTCCTGAACCTTCTCCTGGCTTTGCTCAATACCAGGGTGGGCCTTCCACGCTCCGTCCTCCGCGAGAAGGTCTATCACGACTCCGCAGAGAACGACGTTGCCTTTGGGCGCATGTTCGAGCGCGACAAAGTGGATTTGAAGCAGTTCGGCTTTGACATCGAGACCCTCACCGACCCCCGGCACTTCGGTGTCGATGACCCGGCGTCAACGCGCTACCGCATCGGCAAGGACTCCAACCGGCTCCCTGATGTAAGCCTGACGCCTGCAGAATGCACCGTTCTGTTGCTCGCGGCGCAACTGTGGGAACGGGCAGCACTTGGTTCGGCCGCTGCGAATGCGGTCCGAAAACTTCAGGCCGCGGGAGGTTTCGCGGACGTTGACCTTCCTGCCGGGGTCCAGCCCCGCATCAAGCCTGCGGGCCAGGCCTTCGACGACGTCGTAGCAGCCATGCATGGAAACCATCCGGTCCGCTTCGGCTACCTCGCGGTCAGTACCGGGCGTGAAGAGGTGCGCGAGGTTGAGCCCTGGGGCCTGGGCAGCCGCTTTGGCCAGTGGTACCTCGTGGGCTTTGACCGGGGGAGGGGAGCGAAGAGGCTGTTCCGCCTTTCGCGGATGACAACCGCGGTAACCGTGGTGCCCGGGAGCATTTTCGAACCTCCGGCCGGTTTCAATGCCCGGGCTGAGCTGGATGCCCTGCACGAGTTGCCCGAGCAGCGGGCGGTGCTGGTTGTCGACAGGGACCGGCTGCTTGCCTTGCGGAAAAAGGCCGTCGAAACGGCTCCGGATGACCGCGGCCGTGATCGGGTCACCGTTGAGTTCCGCGACCCGGAGGCTTTTGCTGAAGAACTGGCCTCCTACGGCCCCCACGTCAAAGTGGAGGGTCCCGCCGAGCTGCGTGACGCCGTCGTACGCCGGCTCAGGGCTGCCTTGGAATTCGACGCTGAACCGCCTGTTCCGGTGGAGTTTCCTGAGGCCGCACGGGCGCAGCGGGCCCGCAAACGTACCTCGGAAGACCAACTGGCCAGGATGCTTCAGTTGGTCCCTTTCCTGGTACACCACCAAGGTCTGCACATCCAGGAAGTGGCAGATCATTTCGGTATTACGCGCAAGGCGCTGATTGACGACCTCAAGATCCTCATCTGCTCCGGACTACCGGAGGGATACCCGGATGACCTCCTGGATATCCAGTGGGAAAACGACCATGTGTACATCTCCGAGCATTTGGAGCTGAACCGTCCGGTGCGTTTCAACGAAGACGAAGCCGCTGCATTGCTGACCGGCCTGGCCATGCTGGGCGATCTGCCATCACTGGCCGGCGTCTCCGAAGACCAGCCGGGGAGCGCCCTGGAGTCTGTCACCATCAAGCTGACCGGCGCGGCGGGGCAGGCCGGACGCTTGGCCGGTGCCGTCGCGGGGCAATCCATAGAGCCTGAACAATCGCAGGCCTTCGCCGTCATCACCCAGGCGATCCGGGAAGGACGCCAACTGCATCTGAAGTACTTTTCCCGGCAACGCGATGAACTGACCGAACGCGATGTTGATCCGTTGCGGCTCTATTCGCTGGATAATACGTGGTACTTCGAGGCGTACTGCCACAGCAAGGCCGGAATCAGGAACTTCCGCCTGGACAGGGTGGAAATCGTTGAACCGAACGGACTTCCGGCATCGGGACTGGCTACTGCAGAGCAGGATTACCCTGCACGGCTGTTTACGCCCAGCGACGACGACGTCCTGGTGGTGCTCCAGCTGACCAGGCAAGGTTCCGGGCTGGCGGATGACTACTACGCTGAACGCACGGCACAACTGCCCGACGGCGGCCTCCTCGCTGAAGTACGGTTCGGCACCGCAGACTGGCTGCCCATGTTCGTTTCGCAACACGGCGGAGCGGTCCGGATACTGGACCCGCAGGCCTTGCGGGAGGAAACACGGGTATGGCTGAACGCGGCGGCGAATCAGTACGACTCCCTTTCTGACGGCACGGCTGGCTAG
- a CDS encoding FKBP-type peptidyl-prolyl cis-trans isomerase gives MRRLLAILLPALLLITACGGSGTPAAEPTSKSVGDVSKLDSVKVTDNGNDKAPGIEFSKPLTVAEPTVDVVSEGDGERVKAGQTAELAYVAVDGNDGKTLEDGYANGPQPIDLTDQIKSSNELIYNAIIGAKVGSHVAIAAPGNSSGGTPAATQLVVFKIVSAKDAAPVLEKPEGEAVTPPAGLPTVKEDDKGIPQISVDGVAAPKELIAQDLIKGSGAAVKTTDTLTVNYVGVNLSDGTKFDSSFDRGEPTSFPLTGVIKGWTQGLEGKTVGSRVLLVIPQDLAYGEAGQGKAKGDLVFVVDILGVK, from the coding sequence GTGCGCCGACTCCTAGCAATCCTCCTGCCCGCCCTTCTGCTCATCACCGCTTGCGGTGGTTCGGGCACGCCGGCCGCCGAGCCCACCAGCAAATCCGTTGGCGACGTTTCCAAGCTCGACTCCGTGAAGGTGACGGACAACGGAAACGACAAAGCGCCGGGTATCGAGTTCTCCAAGCCCCTGACGGTGGCCGAACCCACAGTCGACGTCGTCAGTGAAGGCGACGGAGAGCGGGTCAAGGCCGGACAAACAGCCGAACTGGCCTACGTTGCCGTGGACGGCAACGATGGCAAGACCCTGGAAGACGGCTACGCAAACGGCCCCCAGCCGATCGACCTGACGGACCAGATCAAGTCCAGCAATGAACTGATCTACAACGCCATCATCGGTGCCAAGGTCGGCAGCCACGTTGCCATTGCCGCTCCCGGCAATTCCTCCGGTGGTACTCCCGCCGCGACGCAACTGGTGGTCTTCAAGATTGTCTCTGCCAAGGATGCCGCTCCTGTCCTGGAGAAGCCCGAAGGTGAAGCTGTGACTCCTCCCGCCGGCCTGCCCACCGTGAAGGAAGACGACAAGGGCATTCCCCAGATCTCCGTGGACGGCGTGGCCGCCCCCAAGGAACTCATCGCCCAGGACCTCATCAAGGGCTCCGGAGCTGCTGTCAAGACCACTGATACCCTCACGGTCAACTACGTGGGTGTTAACCTCTCGGACGGCACCAAGTTCGACTCCAGCTTCGACAGAGGAGAGCCCACCAGTTTCCCCCTTACCGGAGTCATCAAGGGCTGGACCCAGGGCCTGGAAGGCAAGACTGTTGGCTCGCGCGTCCTGCTGGTCATCCCTCAGGACCTGGCCTACGGTGAAGCCGGCCAGGGTAAAGCCAAGGGCGACCTCGTCTTCGTCGTCGACATCCTCGGCGTCAAGTAA
- a CDS encoding ubiquitin-like protein Pup yields the protein MAAQEQQQPQSRDTETEVDVPEAPPAAPAAQASDATQGVDDLLDEIDGVLESNAEEFVRAFVQKGGQ from the coding sequence ATGGCAGCACAGGAGCAGCAACAACCGCAGTCCAGGGACACCGAAACCGAGGTGGATGTCCCCGAGGCCCCGCCCGCGGCACCAGCGGCCCAGGCGTCGGATGCGACCCAAGGCGTGGATGACCTCCTCGACGAAATCGACGGCGTTCTTGAGTCGAACGCTGAAGAGTTCGTCAGGGCGTTTGTCCAAAAGGGTGGCCAGTAA
- the prcB gene encoding proteasome subunit beta, translating to MQDPSTGPLANQATSSFTEHLQRSRPELLPFNQSLPAGTIPASPHATTIVALTYAGGVLMAGDRRATMGNIIASRHIEKVFPADEYSVLGIAGTAGLAIDITRLFQVELEHYEKIEGTLLSLVGKANRLGAMIRGNLPMAMQGMAVIPLFAGFDQVSGVGRLFSYDVTGGRYEEQEHHSVGSGSVFARGALKKLWKPNLSEEAAVAVAVEALYDAADDDSATGGPDPVRQLWPVVYTVNRAGNRRVPERDLAAIAGEIVESRAIAGREA from the coding sequence ATGCAGGACCCGTCAACCGGCCCCCTGGCCAACCAGGCAACATCTTCTTTCACGGAGCATCTCCAACGCTCGCGCCCCGAACTCCTGCCGTTCAACCAATCCTTGCCGGCCGGGACCATACCTGCCTCTCCGCATGCCACCACGATCGTCGCTTTGACTTATGCCGGCGGTGTGCTGATGGCGGGGGATCGTCGTGCCACCATGGGCAACATCATCGCAAGCAGGCATATCGAAAAGGTGTTCCCGGCGGATGAGTACTCCGTCCTGGGAATTGCCGGAACAGCTGGTCTTGCCATTGACATCACCCGGCTTTTCCAAGTTGAACTGGAGCACTACGAGAAAATCGAGGGCACGTTGCTTAGCCTCGTAGGCAAGGCCAACCGCCTCGGTGCCATGATCCGGGGAAACCTGCCCATGGCCATGCAGGGGATGGCGGTCATTCCATTGTTTGCAGGTTTTGACCAGGTCTCAGGGGTCGGCAGGCTGTTCTCCTATGACGTCACGGGTGGCCGCTACGAAGAGCAGGAACACCACTCCGTGGGTTCAGGTTCAGTGTTTGCCCGTGGAGCGCTGAAGAAGTTGTGGAAGCCAAACCTTTCCGAAGAAGCGGCCGTAGCTGTGGCCGTCGAGGCCCTGTACGACGCCGCCGACGACGACTCAGCTACTGGCGGGCCTGATCCTGTCCGCCAACTCTGGCCTGTGGTCTACACCGTCAACCGTGCCGGAAACCGCAGGGTTCCGGAACGGGATCTGGCCGCCATAGCGGGGGAGATTGTCGAATCCCGCGCCATCGCTGGACGGGAGGCCTGA
- the tatA gene encoding Sec-independent protein translocase subunit TatA: protein MRLEGWHLIIIIVLALVLFAAPKLPSMARSIGQSMRIFKSEVREMKKDGSSETKDSAEASDAVEGKVVGHPDAKARNNGETDVPPSNRV from the coding sequence ATGAGGCTCGAAGGCTGGCATCTCATCATCATCATCGTCCTGGCTCTGGTGCTCTTCGCAGCGCCGAAGCTGCCGTCCATGGCGCGCAGCATTGGGCAGTCGATGCGCATTTTCAAGTCGGAAGTCCGGGAAATGAAGAAGGACGGTTCTTCTGAAACGAAGGACTCCGCGGAGGCTTCCGACGCCGTTGAAGGCAAGGTAGTAGGCCACCCCGACGCCAAGGCCAGGAACAACGGCGAGACTGACGTTCCGCCCTCCAACCGCGTCTAA
- the arc gene encoding proteasome ATPase, with amino-acid sequence MDTSNNDLGRPTPEEAHAAAEEAASRRLAAVQPPEPSSDLTVAERQINILRDKLRHIDRQLAAATQNNSKLVSMLEAAKAEILRLKGALEQEGQPPYSFGTVVQINPRKQPTAGSSSQAATEESVDIFNAGRKMRVGVSPLVNVNQLAVGQEVLLNEALLVVAGLGYERAGELVTLKEMLGKDRALVVGRADEERVVRLSGALQSVHLKVGDALSLDSRTGYALEKVPRAEVENLVLEEVPDITYQDIGGLGPQIEQIRDAVELPFLHPDLYREHGLKAPKGILLYGPPGCGKTLIAKAVANSLAARAAERAGNTDLKSYFLNIKGPELLDKYVGETERHIRLIFSRAREKASDGSPVVVFFDEMDSLFRTRGTGVSSDVETTIVPQLLSEIDGVERLDNVIVIGASNREDMIDPAILRPGRLDVKVKIQRPDAEAAADIFGKYITTDLPFHAQDLAEYGGDVQATVDAMVQRTVEAMYSTEKSNEYLEVTYANGDTEMLYFKDFNSGAVVQNVVDRAKKYAIKDLLTNNQKGLRIEHLLRAVVDEFREHEDMPNTTNPDDWARISGKKGERITYIRTIVQGKAGQEPGKSIETTPNTGQYL; translated from the coding sequence GTGGATACGTCAAACAACGACCTTGGACGGCCGACGCCGGAAGAAGCACACGCCGCAGCGGAAGAAGCAGCAAGCCGGAGGCTTGCCGCTGTCCAACCGCCCGAGCCCTCGAGCGATCTGACTGTTGCCGAACGGCAGATCAATATCCTCCGGGACAAGCTTCGCCACATTGACCGCCAGCTGGCAGCCGCGACCCAGAACAACAGCAAGCTTGTGAGCATGCTGGAGGCGGCGAAGGCCGAGATCCTCCGTTTGAAGGGTGCACTGGAGCAAGAGGGCCAGCCGCCTTACAGTTTCGGGACCGTGGTGCAGATCAATCCGCGGAAGCAGCCGACAGCCGGCAGTTCCAGCCAGGCCGCCACGGAGGAGTCCGTGGACATCTTCAACGCCGGCCGGAAGATGCGGGTGGGCGTCAGCCCGCTGGTGAACGTGAACCAGCTTGCCGTTGGGCAGGAGGTCCTCCTGAACGAGGCCCTGCTGGTGGTGGCGGGCCTTGGCTACGAACGCGCCGGCGAGCTGGTGACGCTGAAGGAAATGCTCGGCAAGGACCGCGCCCTGGTGGTAGGCCGCGCCGATGAAGAACGTGTGGTCCGGCTCTCGGGGGCCCTGCAGAGTGTCCACCTGAAAGTCGGGGATGCCCTCTCCCTGGATTCACGGACCGGCTACGCGTTGGAAAAGGTGCCTCGGGCAGAGGTGGAGAACCTCGTCCTCGAAGAGGTACCGGACATCACGTACCAGGACATCGGCGGCCTGGGCCCGCAGATTGAACAGATCCGCGACGCCGTGGAATTGCCGTTCCTTCATCCGGACCTCTACCGGGAGCATGGCCTGAAAGCACCCAAGGGTATCCTGCTTTACGGCCCTCCGGGCTGCGGCAAGACACTTATTGCCAAAGCTGTGGCCAACTCGCTCGCTGCACGCGCTGCAGAGCGCGCCGGCAATACCGACCTGAAGAGTTACTTCCTGAACATCAAGGGCCCGGAGCTGCTGGATAAGTACGTAGGCGAGACAGAGCGCCACATCCGGCTGATCTTCTCCCGCGCACGGGAAAAGGCGTCCGACGGCAGCCCCGTGGTGGTCTTCTTTGATGAGATGGATTCGCTGTTCCGCACCCGCGGCACCGGCGTTTCCTCCGACGTCGAAACCACCATTGTTCCCCAGCTGCTCAGCGAGATCGATGGCGTTGAGCGCTTGGACAACGTCATTGTCATTGGCGCCTCCAACCGTGAAGACATGATCGATCCCGCCATCCTCCGGCCGGGCCGCCTGGACGTAAAGGTCAAGATCCAGCGCCCCGATGCCGAGGCCGCAGCGGACATCTTCGGCAAGTACATCACTACCGACCTGCCATTCCATGCCCAGGACCTGGCCGAGTACGGCGGAGACGTGCAAGCCACCGTCGACGCCATGGTCCAGCGCACGGTGGAAGCCATGTACTCCACCGAAAAGTCCAATGAGTACCTTGAGGTCACGTACGCAAACGGCGACACGGAGATGCTCTACTTCAAGGACTTCAACTCCGGGGCCGTAGTGCAGAACGTGGTGGACCGTGCCAAGAAGTACGCCATCAAGGACCTCCTGACCAACAACCAGAAGGGGCTCCGGATCGAGCACTTGCTGCGGGCAGTGGTGGATGAGTTCCGCGAGCACGAGGACATGCCCAACACCACCAATCCGGACGACTGGGCACGGATCTCGGGCAAGAAGGGCGAACGGATCACCTACATCCGCACCATCGTCCAAGGCAAGGCAGGACAGGAACCGGGCAAGTCCATTGAAACCACCCCCAACACGGGCCAGTACCTATGA
- a CDS encoding FKBP-type peptidyl-prolyl cis-trans isomerase — translation MSFGQRDFDRTKPEIDFPEGDVPTDLVITDLIEGTGTEAKAGDTVSTHYVGVAWSTGEEFDASWGRGAPLDFRVGVGQVIQGWDQGLLGMKVGGRRRLEIPSELAYGSRGAGGAIKPNEALIFVVDLVAVR, via the coding sequence ATGTCATTTGGACAGCGTGATTTCGACCGCACCAAGCCCGAAATCGACTTCCCGGAAGGCGACGTCCCCACTGACCTCGTCATCACGGACCTCATCGAAGGCACCGGCACGGAAGCCAAAGCCGGAGACACCGTTTCCACCCACTACGTCGGCGTTGCCTGGTCGACCGGCGAAGAATTTGACGCTTCCTGGGGCCGTGGCGCTCCGCTGGACTTCCGTGTTGGCGTAGGCCAGGTCATCCAGGGCTGGGACCAGGGCCTGCTGGGCATGAAGGTCGGTGGCCGCCGCCGCCTGGAGATCCCCTCCGAACTCGCGTACGGCTCCCGTGGCGCCGGTGGAGCGATCAAGCCCAACGAAGCCCTGATCTTCGTTGTCGACCTCGTGGCTGTCCGCTAG
- the dop gene encoding depupylase/deamidase Dop, producing MTARPDGTPAEKLPAGGAMRVMGSETEYGIHAPSAPGANATMMSARIIQAYATVTRQRAAGGAETRWDYTDEEPLHDARGWTLDRAAADPSQLTDQPPVLDAEAVALAYGRQELELDGADESGSLLMNMVLGNGARLYVDHAHPEYSSPEVTNPRDAVAWDAAGDLVALATVRKVAADAGLPPINLYKNNTDNKSVSYGSHENYLMPRSVPFGDIIRGLTPFFVSRQVVCGAGRVGLGQDSSTPGYQISQRADFFEAEVGLETTIRRPIINTRDEPHATADKYRRLHVIIGDANLSQASNYLKFGTTAMVLSLVEAGQAPKIEVHEPVQALQAISHDTTLAATVRLLDGRRVTALDIQWMYYEAAAKLSQETGVADSVTGDGHTHDVLARWESTLTTLGTDLGAAASSVEWVAKKSLLEGYRNRDGLAWNDARLGLVDLQWSDIRPEKGLYYRLLSKDRMMRIVDDADIARAVTEPPSDTRAYFRGRCVSKFAKDVVGASWDSVIFDVPGLGKLQRVPTREPLRGTEALTGALFERHHEAGAFLSELMGRNTPPARS from the coding sequence ATGACGGCAAGACCGGACGGCACGCCTGCTGAGAAGTTGCCCGCCGGCGGTGCCATGCGCGTCATGGGCTCGGAAACTGAATACGGCATCCATGCACCGTCCGCCCCCGGGGCGAACGCCACCATGATGTCCGCCAGGATCATTCAGGCGTACGCCACGGTTACCCGGCAACGGGCTGCCGGCGGCGCCGAAACGCGCTGGGACTATACGGACGAAGAACCTTTGCACGACGCCCGTGGCTGGACCCTGGACAGGGCTGCCGCGGACCCCAGCCAACTCACGGACCAGCCACCAGTGCTCGACGCCGAGGCCGTCGCGTTGGCCTATGGCCGCCAGGAGTTGGAACTCGATGGTGCGGACGAGTCCGGTTCCCTCTTGATGAACATGGTCCTTGGTAACGGGGCACGCCTTTACGTGGACCACGCGCACCCTGAGTACTCCAGCCCTGAGGTCACCAACCCGCGTGACGCTGTGGCTTGGGATGCCGCAGGGGATCTGGTTGCCTTGGCCACCGTGCGCAAAGTGGCAGCTGATGCCGGCCTGCCTCCCATCAACCTCTACAAGAACAACACGGACAACAAGTCTGTGTCCTATGGTTCACATGAGAACTACCTCATGCCGCGTTCGGTGCCTTTCGGCGACATCATCCGTGGCCTGACTCCGTTCTTTGTCTCCCGCCAGGTGGTCTGCGGGGCCGGACGGGTTGGACTGGGGCAAGACAGTTCCACCCCCGGTTACCAGATCAGCCAGAGGGCCGACTTCTTCGAGGCGGAAGTGGGCCTGGAAACCACCATCCGGCGCCCGATCATCAACACCCGCGATGAGCCGCACGCGACAGCCGACAAGTACCGGCGGCTCCACGTCATCATTGGCGACGCCAACCTCAGCCAGGCCTCCAACTACCTCAAGTTCGGTACCACGGCTATGGTCCTTAGCCTCGTGGAGGCAGGCCAGGCTCCTAAAATTGAGGTTCACGAGCCTGTGCAGGCGCTTCAGGCCATCAGCCACGACACCACTCTGGCAGCCACAGTCAGGTTGCTCGATGGCCGCAGGGTCACAGCACTGGACATCCAATGGATGTACTACGAGGCAGCCGCGAAACTTTCCCAGGAAACGGGAGTGGCGGATTCCGTCACGGGAGACGGCCACACCCACGACGTCCTTGCACGCTGGGAATCGACCCTGACAACGCTGGGCACTGATCTTGGTGCGGCCGCTTCCTCCGTGGAGTGGGTAGCCAAGAAATCGCTTCTGGAGGGATACCGGAACCGCGACGGACTGGCGTGGAACGACGCCCGCCTGGGCTTGGTGGATCTCCAGTGGTCTGACATCCGGCCGGAGAAGGGCCTCTACTACAGGCTGCTGTCCAAGGACCGCATGATGCGGATCGTCGACGACGCCGACATCGCCCGGGCGGTCACCGAACCGCCGTCGGACACCCGCGCCTACTTCCGTGGCCGGTGTGTTTCCAAGTTCGCCAAGGACGTGGTGGGGGCAAGTTGGGACTCGGTCATTTTTGATGTTCCGGGCCTGGGCAAGCTGCAAAGGGTCCCCACGCGTGAACCCCTGCGTGGCACTGAGGCACTGACCGGTGCCCTGTTTGAGCGGCACCATGAAGCCGGCGCATTCCTGTCCGAATTAATGGGCCGGAATACTCCGCCGGCGAGGAGTTGA
- the prcA gene encoding proteasome subunit alpha, with protein MTQQFYVSPEQLMKDRADFARKGIARGRSVVVISCADGIALIAENPSPSLHKIGEIYDKIAFAAVGKYNEFESLRQAGVRYADVRGYSYDREDVTARGLASVYAQSLGAVFTAEQKPFEVELAVAEVGLAQEQDHLYRLTFDGSIADENGFVVMGGLADQISDVVSGAWEPDLSLAGAMRLALRALSTDKDADALPSTAVEAAVLYRASESHRGSRRAFRRLLPEDMTRLLTEES; from the coding sequence ATGACCCAGCAGTTCTATGTTTCACCTGAGCAACTCATGAAGGACCGTGCGGATTTCGCACGGAAAGGCATCGCACGGGGCCGCTCGGTAGTGGTGATCAGTTGCGCTGACGGCATTGCGCTCATCGCAGAGAATCCCTCGCCATCACTGCACAAGATTGGTGAGATCTACGACAAAATCGCGTTTGCCGCGGTGGGTAAGTACAACGAGTTCGAGAGCCTTCGGCAGGCCGGCGTGCGGTACGCCGATGTCAGGGGTTACTCCTACGACCGGGAAGACGTCACCGCCCGCGGCCTGGCGAGTGTTTACGCCCAGAGTTTGGGAGCTGTATTCACCGCCGAACAGAAGCCGTTTGAAGTGGAACTCGCTGTGGCCGAGGTGGGTTTGGCGCAGGAGCAGGACCATCTTTACCGGTTGACCTTTGACGGTTCCATCGCCGATGAGAACGGCTTCGTGGTCATGGGCGGTCTTGCCGATCAAATTTCCGACGTCGTCAGCGGTGCGTGGGAGCCCGACCTCAGCCTTGCCGGAGCCATGCGTTTGGCCCTGCGTGCCCTTTCCACGGACAAGGACGCTGACGCCCTTCCGTCCACCGCCGTCGAAGCTGCGGTCCTGTACCGTGCCTCCGAAAGCCACCGCGGCTCCCGGAGGGCGTTCCGCAGGCTGTTGCCGGAGGACATGACCCGGTTGCTCACAGAGGAGTCTTGA